The following are encoded in a window of Cyprinus carpio isolate SPL01 chromosome A13, ASM1834038v1, whole genome shotgun sequence genomic DNA:
- the foxn2a gene encoding LOW QUALITY PROTEIN: forkhead box protein N2 (The sequence of the model RefSeq protein was modified relative to this genomic sequence to represent the inferred CDS: substituted 1 base at 1 genomic stop codon) → MTARNTSRRERETPADSLRERSLDFLDLMGPIIGMSPDKKAESPGILGDRTGLRGVCGTLPEAECAASPLATSLDHSSSSGDEELTNLNWLHENLLQNFTLGGPEAQSRPSPLFDIEGNHGASVISSTAAHAGDSVKSKPPFSFSLLIYMAIEQSPSKSLPVKDIYGWILEHFPYFSSAPTGWKNSVRHNLSLNKCFRKVERGLGKVSGAETLWRWCVDPDADRPNLIPSPRNSTFPRRSFCTPPRSASPPWAVLXPPCVFMSFTESDIDAATAMMLLNSAPGHHSDPCDPDSPIDLSRPDSVLVSSDPKQDHNYSSSSFQRCSSRSSSSSSSSSLSSLDEAGCDSGQDRRAGSEGFHSDEDSEEEPSLPIRRPLTVKCPLPVKRARHESKPELDEELKEAAGSLLHLAGIRSGLDLSKRTAKSKKPEKRRK, encoded by the exons ATGACTGCGAGAAATACCAGCAGACGAGAGCGAGAAACGCCGGCTGATTCTCTGAGAGAGAGATCATTGG ACTTCCTTGATTTAATGGGTCCAATCATCGGGATGTCGCCGGATAAGAAAGCAGAATCCCCGGGCATTCTGGGGGATCGGACGGGCCTGCGCGGGGTTTGTGGGACGCTGCCCGAAGCCGAGTGCGCCGCTAGCCCTCTGGCCACCAGCCTGGACCACAGCTCCAGCTCAGGAGACGAGGAGCTCACCAACCTCAACTGGCTCCACGAGAACCTGCTCCAGAACTTCACGCTGGGCGGCCCCGAGGCCCAGTCCAGACCCAGCCCGCTCTTCGACATCGAGGGCAACCACGGCGCCTCCGTCATCTCCTCGACCGCGGCGCACGCCGGAGACTCCGTCAAGTCCAAGCCGCCGTTCTCCTTCTCCCTGCTCATATACATGGCCATCGAACAGTCGCCCAGCAAGTCTCTCCCGGTGAAGGACATCTACGGGTGGATCCTGGAGCACTTCCCGTACTTCTCTAGCGCCCCCACTGGCTGGAAGAACTCGGTGCGCCACAACCTGTCCCTCAACAAGTGTTTCCGCAAAGTGGAGAGGGGCCTTGGGAAGGTGAGCGGTGCAGA GACTCTCTGGCGGTGGTGTGTGGACCCCGATGCCGACAGACCCAATCTGATCCCTAGCCCGAGAAACAGCActttcccgaggcg ATCCTTCTGTACGCCCCCCCGATCTGCTTCCCC ACCTTGGG cagtGCTCTGACCACCGTGTGTCTTTATGTCCTTTACAGAGTCTGACATCGATGCAGCCACTGCCATGATGCTCTTAAACTCGGCCCCCGGACACCACAGTGACCCAT GTGACCCGGACAGCCCTATCGATCTCTCGCGCCCGGATTCGGTCCTGGTGAGCAGCGACCCGAAGCAGGACCACAACTACAGCAGCTCGTCCTTCCAGCGCTGCTCGTCtcgctcttcctcctcctcctcctcctcctcgctgTCCTCCCTGGACGAGGCCGGCTGTGACTCGGGCCAGGACCGCCGCGCCGGCAGCGAAGGCTTCCACAGCGACGAGGATTCGGAGGAAGAGCCCTCGCTCCCCATCCGTCGCCCGCTCACCGTCAAGTGCCCTCTTCCGGTTAAACGAGCCCGTCACGAGTCCAAACCGGAGCTGGACGAGGAGTTGAAGGAGGCGGCCGGCTCTCTCTTGCACCTGGCCGGGATCCGGTCCGGCTTGGATCTCTCGAAGCGAACGGCCAAGAGTAAAAAGCCGGAAAAGCGTCGGAAATGA